A single region of the Microthrixaceae bacterium genome encodes:
- a CDS encoding ABC transporter ATP-binding protein/permease, translated as MRPGTSSFSADRSVIAHRLAPGTTRRIVAFARPHRRTITIFAVLVVIDAILGAATPLVYKAIVDDAIIPARRDLVVWFATLLGVVALVSAALSLVQRWYSARLGEQIIVDLRTRVFDHVQTMPIGFFSRAQTGALVSRLNTDVLGAQQAFTSMLSNVVGNVFSVVATLAAMAVLSWQITVLAMVLLPLFILPARWAGKRLGAIKRESHDLNGQLGHLMTERFGVSGALTAKLFGSPEREHRLFAERAERVADIGVAGAMYSRVLMVALGLLASIATVMLYGVGGWLAIGGSLGIGTLVALTAYVQRLYGPLTSLSNLQVDVMTTLVSFERVFEVLDLKPSIVDPEVPRTLDTAGGLSVELDEVRFRYPTAAEVSLASLEGVAVLESTRNEEVLRGVTIRAGAGERIALVGTSGAGKSTIAQLLTRLYDPTDGAVRLGGIDLRDLTQRDIRSAVAMVAQDVHLFHDTLAANLRYAKPDATNAELETALRAARIWDVVEAMPAGLDTVVGDRGHRLSGGEKQRISIARVLLKDPAVVVLDEATAHLDNNVEAEVQAALDDALSGRTSVVIAHRLSTVRDADRIYVLEAGEVVESGTHAELLSVDGPYARLAANATLGPLVPAA; from the coding sequence ATGCGACCAGGAACCTCCTCATTCAGTGCGGATCGCTCCGTCATCGCCCACCGGCTGGCCCCGGGTACGACCCGTCGCATCGTTGCGTTCGCCCGTCCCCATCGCCGAACGATCACGATCTTTGCGGTCTTGGTCGTCATCGACGCGATCCTCGGCGCCGCGACACCACTCGTCTACAAGGCGATCGTGGACGACGCCATCATCCCGGCGCGACGCGACCTCGTGGTGTGGTTCGCCACGTTGCTCGGCGTGGTCGCGCTCGTCAGTGCCGCGCTCAGCCTCGTGCAACGCTGGTACTCCGCCCGCCTCGGCGAACAGATCATCGTCGACCTGCGAACGCGGGTATTCGACCACGTCCAGACGATGCCGATCGGATTCTTCTCGAGGGCACAGACCGGGGCACTCGTCAGCCGACTCAACACCGACGTGCTCGGCGCGCAGCAGGCCTTCACCTCGATGCTGTCCAACGTCGTCGGCAACGTCTTCAGCGTGGTCGCGACCCTGGCGGCGATGGCGGTGCTGAGCTGGCAGATCACCGTCCTGGCCATGGTGCTATTGCCGCTGTTCATTCTCCCGGCACGGTGGGCGGGTAAGCGGCTCGGGGCGATCAAGCGGGAGAGCCACGACCTCAACGGGCAACTGGGGCATCTGATGACCGAGCGCTTCGGGGTGTCGGGTGCGCTCACCGCCAAACTCTTCGGGTCACCGGAGCGTGAACACCGGCTGTTTGCCGAGCGCGCCGAACGCGTCGCCGACATCGGTGTTGCCGGAGCGATGTATTCGCGGGTGCTGATGGTGGCGCTCGGGCTGTTGGCATCGATCGCCACGGTCATGTTGTACGGCGTCGGAGGGTGGTTGGCCATCGGCGGGTCGCTCGGAATCGGCACGCTCGTCGCGCTCACTGCGTATGTCCAGCGGCTCTATGGACCGTTGACCTCACTGTCGAATCTGCAGGTCGACGTCATGACCACGTTGGTGAGCTTCGAGCGGGTCTTCGAGGTGCTGGACCTGAAGCCCAGCATCGTGGACCCGGAAGTGCCGCGCACGCTCGACACCGCCGGCGGGCTCAGCGTCGAACTCGACGAGGTGCGCTTCCGCTATCCGACCGCGGCCGAGGTGTCGCTCGCCTCGTTGGAGGGGGTCGCGGTCCTCGAGTCGACGCGAAACGAGGAGGTGCTGCGCGGCGTCACGATTCGCGCCGGTGCGGGTGAACGCATCGCGCTGGTCGGTACGAGCGGCGCGGGAAAGTCGACGATCGCTCAACTCCTCACCCGGCTCTACGATCCGACCGACGGTGCGGTCCGGCTCGGCGGCATCGACCTTCGCGACCTCACCCAACGCGACATCCGATCGGCGGTGGCGATGGTCGCCCAGGACGTACACCTCTTCCACGACACGTTGGCCGCCAACCTTCGCTACGCGAAGCCCGATGCGACGAACGCCGAGCTGGAGACGGCGCTGCGTGCGGCACGGATCTGGGACGTGGTCGAGGCGATGCCCGCGGGGCTCGACACCGTGGTGGGTGACCGCGGCCATCGTCTCAGCGGCGGCGAGAAGCAGCGCATCTCCATCGCCCGGGTGCTGTTGAAGGACCCTGCGGTCGTCGTGTTGGACGAGGCGACCGCACACCTCGACAACAACGTCGAGGCCGAGGTCCAAGCGGCGCTCGACGACGCACTCTCGGGGCGTACCTCGGTCGTGATCGCGCACCGCCTGTCCACGGTGCGCGATGCCGACCGGATCTACGTGCTCGAAGCGGGGGAGGTGGTGGAGTCCGGCACCCACGCCGAACTTCTCAGTGTGGATGGCCCCTATGCGCGCCTCGCCGCCAACGCGACCCTGGGTCCGCTCGTCCCCGCGGCATGA